The candidate division KSB1 bacterium genome has a window encoding:
- a CDS encoding glycosyltransferase has product MDFSIVIPIYNESTKIAADVRAAAEFLGRHFSSGEIIVVDDGSTDDGAERARVEGLPPNVRLTILHYHPNRGKGFAVRTGMLHSQGRWVMFADSGLCIPYEDALRGLSLIKAGACELAHGSRRLPNSIIVRPHLKIRRLISKAFLRFLKVTMKVPCHLTDTQCGFKVYLGDAARELYALSIIDGFQFDVEIILRAVRKGYRILEFPVEWTADPDSRLKLAKMPFRVLGELYRIRRALRSTPFRQSQGR; this is encoded by the coding sequence GTGGATTTCAGCATTGTTATTCCCATCTATAACGAAAGCACCAAGATTGCCGCGGACGTGCGGGCGGCGGCGGAGTTCCTAGGCCGACATTTTTCTTCCGGAGAAATTATTGTTGTCGACGACGGCAGCACCGACGACGGCGCCGAAAGAGCGCGCGTGGAGGGACTGCCGCCGAACGTCCGTTTGACCATTTTGCACTACCATCCGAACCGAGGCAAGGGATTTGCGGTCCGCACCGGTATGCTTCACTCTCAGGGCCGCTGGGTCATGTTTGCCGACAGCGGTCTCTGTATTCCGTATGAAGACGCCTTGCGCGGGTTATCGCTGATAAAGGCCGGCGCCTGCGAGTTGGCGCACGGCTCTCGACGCCTGCCGAACAGCATCATCGTCCGTCCGCATCTCAAAATCCGTCGCTTGATCTCAAAGGCCTTTCTCCGTTTCCTCAAAGTGACCATGAAGGTGCCCTGCCATTTGACCGACACTCAATGCGGTTTCAAAGTCTATCTGGGCGACGCGGCGCGGGAACTCTATGCGCTGTCGATCATCGACGGTTTCCAGTTCGACGTCGAAATCATTCTGCGCGCCGTGCGCAAAGGCTATCGTATTCTCGAGTTTCCGGTCGAATGGACAGCCGATCCTGACAGTCGTCTCAAACTCGCTAAAATGCCTTTTCGCGTGCTTGGCGAACTCTATCGCATCAGACGTGCGCTGCGGTCGACTCCCTTTCGACAAAGTCAGGGAAGATAA
- a CDS encoding SDR family oxidoreductase: MTIRSSEKWSLEGRKALVTGGTRGIGYAVVEEILGLGGEVFIIARDRELLGQRLEQWQRKGFSAYGEAGDLTNKADRHALIEALGAIWDRLDILVNNVGTNIRKKVIEYTDDEYDKVLSTNLHSAFEMCRLAYPLLKKSGAAAVVNVLSVAGLTSLRTGAPYAMSKAALLQLTRNLAVEWAPDNIRVNAVAPWYTKTPLVEGLLKDEKYLKEILDRTPMRRIAEPEEVAAPIVFLCMPAASYITGQCLAVDGGFTIYGF, translated from the coding sequence ATGACAATCCGGTCGTCCGAAAAATGGTCGTTAGAGGGGCGCAAAGCCCTTGTCACCGGCGGAACGCGCGGAATCGGCTATGCCGTCGTCGAAGAGATTCTCGGGCTTGGGGGAGAGGTTTTTATCATTGCTCGGGATCGTGAATTGCTCGGTCAACGTCTGGAGCAGTGGCAGAGAAAAGGATTCAGCGCCTACGGCGAAGCCGGAGATTTGACCAACAAAGCCGACCGGCATGCCCTTATCGAAGCTCTGGGGGCGATATGGGATCGACTCGACATCCTTGTCAACAATGTCGGCACCAATATCCGCAAAAAGGTGATCGAATACACCGACGATGAGTATGACAAAGTGCTGTCGACCAATCTGCATTCCGCCTTTGAAATGTGCCGGTTGGCTTATCCGCTGCTTAAGAAAAGCGGCGCGGCGGCAGTCGTCAATGTCTTGTCCGTCGCGGGATTGACCTCTTTGCGCACGGGCGCGCCTTATGCCATGAGCAAGGCGGCGCTATTGCAGCTGACGCGCAACCTGGCGGTGGAATGGGCGCCGGACAACATCCGCGTCAATGCGGTTGCCCCATGGTATACAAAAACCCCTTTGGTTGAAGGTTTGTTGAAAGATGAAAAATACCTGAAAGAAATCCTGGACAGGACACCGATGCGCCGAATCGCAGAGCCGGAAGAAGTTGCCGCCCCTATCGTCTTTCTCTGTATGCCTGCCGCTTCTTATATAACCGGACAGTGCCTGGCCGTAGACGGCGGCTTTACAATCTACGGTTTTTGA
- a CDS encoding FAD:protein FMN transferase, producing the protein MYRFSRQAMGTIIDLYFADIDQSYAASAAEEVFRLIERLEQLLSRFIPTSDISRINALPIGGSTVVSLETFECLKQCREIYYRSGGVFDVTIGALYRIWLNEDKSLRNPSARDIEEAKRRVGFQHLVLNEADFSVTMAGGPVVLDLGGFGKGYALDLAAELLQEWEIPCYMLNAGQSSLRFGDPPAGEPWRVTLSDPFNGYRPFRELRPYRIAISGSGLQKGRHIIDPRFARPVENRRAAWSYHPSAAYADGWSTAFMMLNLREIRAACRENSGLGATILFSGYEPLEERLFDFGEFWIEG; encoded by the coding sequence GTGTATCGGTTTAGTCGACAGGCGATGGGGACGATCATCGATCTCTATTTTGCCGATATTGATCAATCATACGCCGCTTCTGCAGCCGAGGAGGTTTTTCGCCTCATTGAACGGTTGGAACAGCTTTTAAGTCGATTCATCCCGACCAGCGATATCAGCCGAATCAACGCGCTGCCGATCGGCGGCTCGACGGTCGTGAGCCTGGAGACCTTTGAGTGCCTCAAGCAGTGCCGCGAGATCTATTACCGTTCCGGCGGCGTCTTTGACGTGACCATCGGCGCCTTGTATCGCATCTGGCTGAACGAGGACAAATCTTTGCGCAATCCTTCGGCGCGGGATATCGAAGAAGCAAAGCGCCGTGTCGGTTTTCAGCATCTGGTTTTGAACGAAGCTGATTTCAGCGTCACTATGGCCGGGGGACCGGTTGTCCTCGATTTGGGCGGCTTCGGCAAAGGTTATGCGCTCGATCTGGCTGCAGAGCTGCTGCAGGAGTGGGAGATTCCGTGCTACATGCTGAATGCCGGACAAAGTTCGTTGAGATTCGGCGATCCCCCTGCCGGCGAGCCGTGGCGGGTGACGCTGAGCGATCCTTTTAACGGCTATAGACCGTTTCGCGAACTCAGGCCTTATCGGATCGCGATTTCAGGGTCCGGGCTGCAGAAAGGCCGTCACATCATCGACCCGCGCTTTGCCAGGCCGGTCGAAAACCGTCGCGCTGCCTGGTCGTATCACCCTTCAGCCGCTTACGCCGACGGCTGGTCGACGGCTTTCATGATGCTCAATCTGCGCGAAATCCGCGCCGCCTGCCGCGAGAACAGCGGCCTCGGCGCGACGATTCTGTTCAGCGGTTATGAACCGCTTGAGGAACGTCTGTTCGATTTCGGCGAATTTTGGATCGAAGGGTAG
- a CDS encoding carboxypeptidase-like regulatory domain-containing protein, giving the protein MLTQQTLHIVHRSPKRYGVNGKLSAAAHRKYFHPIPPLLLLIYLRPAMIPNHVEAQTLFGIVIDAGTGRPLPLVQVYLAGTTLGDVSDSLGMYKIENIPPGHYTLVASHIGYQPVQQHVRILQNLEQTLFLQPRVIDLPEVQIEGLRDPEWRERLREFESAFLGAAGREHCRLLNPQVLRLERRGDRLFAYTNQPLEIENAFLGYRVSVIIKSFEHYGDRTAYQVLPFFQALKTDQKSRETFWQENRRRAYYGSYRHFFHALFSDALEAAGFVVERVDDRRPFSTPLERISSAAAKGKIYSDTEYLLFKKIHFRDYLRIRPLNNYAQTSYLELPVDTLIVDWQGNSLSEPEIIRSGFWGEQRFAEELPWDYLP; this is encoded by the coding sequence ATGCTTACGCAACAGACGCTTCATATTGTTCATAGGTCACCCAAAAGATATGGGGTAAACGGAAAACTGTCGGCGGCTGCTCATAGAAAATATTTTCACCCAATTCCGCCGCTTCTGCTTCTGATTTACCTCAGACCGGCCATGATTCCGAACCATGTCGAAGCGCAGACTCTTTTCGGCATCGTCATTGATGCCGGTACCGGTCGGCCGCTGCCGCTTGTTCAGGTCTATCTTGCCGGAACCACACTCGGCGACGTAAGCGACAGCCTCGGAATGTACAAAATTGAAAACATTCCTCCCGGTCACTATACGCTCGTCGCCTCGCATATTGGCTATCAGCCGGTTCAACAGCATGTACGGATTCTCCAAAACCTCGAACAAACGCTGTTTCTTCAGCCGCGCGTCATTGACCTGCCGGAAGTCCAAATTGAGGGTCTGCGCGACCCCGAATGGCGCGAGCGGCTCCGTGAATTCGAGTCTGCTTTTTTGGGGGCTGCGGGACGTGAACACTGCCGGCTCCTGAATCCTCAAGTCCTGCGCTTGGAGCGCCGCGGCGACCGGCTTTTTGCCTATACAAACCAACCTTTGGAAATCGAAAACGCTTTTCTCGGTTATCGCGTCTCGGTCATCATCAAGTCGTTTGAGCATTACGGCGACCGTACCGCCTATCAAGTTTTACCCTTTTTCCAGGCTTTAAAAACTGATCAAAAAAGCCGAGAAACCTTTTGGCAGGAGAATCGACGCCGCGCCTATTACGGCTCATACCGACATTTTTTTCATGCCCTATTTTCCGACGCACTCGAAGCGGCCGGATTCGTTGTCGAACGGGTGGACGACCGTAGGCCGTTCAGTACCCCTTTGGAACGAATTTCATCTGCAGCTGCGAAAGGAAAGATCTACTCGGATACCGAATACCTCTTGTTTAAGAAAATTCATTTCCGAGATTATCTTCGCATTCGTCCCTTAAATAATTATGCCCAAACCTCCTACCTTGAGCTGCCGGTTGACACGTTGATCGTCGACTGGCAAGGAAACAGCTTGAGCGAGCCGGAAATTATACGGTCGGGATTTTGGGGCGAACAACGCTTTGCTGAAGAGCTGCCGTGGGATTATCTTCCCTGA